In Blautia sp. SC05B48, a single genomic region encodes these proteins:
- a CDS encoding PrgI family protein, translated as MEVKMNKEIRDYQESMFWGLSFRQCLFSVLAILAALGIYFVTRKYAGEQVTGWLCVLGAAPFAACGFFRYHGMTAEQFAWAVIKSELLYPKRLVFKSENLYFSCMEESLRLGEKMMGNGAELLVKKRTKQKKPKKLGGRGDAFD; from the coding sequence ATGGAAGTGAAAATGAATAAAGAAATCCGAGACTATCAGGAGTCAATGTTCTGGGGCTTAAGCTTCCGGCAGTGCTTATTTTCGGTACTGGCGATCCTGGCAGCCCTTGGAATCTATTTTGTCACCCGGAAATATGCCGGGGAACAGGTAACCGGATGGCTGTGCGTACTTGGGGCGGCTCCCTTTGCAGCCTGCGGCTTTTTCCGTTACCACGGCATGACGGCAGAACAGTTCGCATGGGCAGTCATCAAATCCGAACTGCTGTACCCGAAACGGCTGGTATTCAAATCAGAGAACCTGTACTTTTCCTGCATGGAAGAGAGCCTGCGGCTGGGTGAAAAGATGATGGGAAACGGAGCGGAGCTTCTGGTGAAGAAGCGGACGAAACAGAAGAAACCAAAGAAGCTAGGAGGAAGGGGTGATGCCTTTGATTAA